One Rattus norvegicus strain BN/NHsdMcwi chromosome 20, GRCr8, whole genome shotgun sequence DNA segment encodes these proteins:
- the Gja1 gene encoding gap junction alpha-1 protein isoform X1 — MGDWSALGKLLDKVQAYSTAGGKVWLSVLFIFRILLLGTAVESAWGDEQSAFRCNTQQPGCENVCYDKSFPISHVRFWVLQIIFVSVPTLLYLAHVFYVMRKEEKLNKKEEELKVAQTDGVNVEMHLKQIEIKKFKYGIEEHGKVKMRGGLLRTYIISILFKSVFEVAFLLIQWYIYGFSLSAVYTCKRDPCPHQVDCFLSRPTEKTIFIIFMLVVSLVSLALNIIELFYVFFKGVKDRVKGRSDPYHATTGPLSPSKDCGSPKYAYFNGCSSPTAPLSPMSPPGYKLVTGDRNNSSCRNYNKQASEQNWANYSAEQNRMGQAGSTISNSHAQPFDFPDDNQNAKKVAAGHELQPLAIVDQRPSSRASSRASSRPRPDDLEI; from the coding sequence ATGGGTGACTGGAGTGCCTTGGGGAAGCTTCTGGACAAGGTCCAAGCCTACTCCACCGCTGGAGGGAAGGTGTGGCTGTCAGTGCTCTTCATATTCAGAATCCTGCTCCTGGGGACAGCTGTTGAGTCAGCTTGGGGTGATGAACAGTCTGCCTTTCGCTGTAACACTCAACAACCTGGCTGCGAAAACGTCTGCTATGACaagtccttccccatctctcacGTGCGCTTCTGGGTCCTTCAGATCATATTCGTGTCTGTGCCCACCCTCCTGTACTTGGCCCATGTGTTCTATGTgatgaggaaggaagagaagctaaacaagaaagaagaggagCTCAAAGTGGCCCAGACTGACGGGGTCAACGTGGAGATGCACCTGAAGCAGATTGAAATCAAGAAGTTCAAGTACGGGATTGAAGAGCACGGCAAGGTGAAAATGAGGGGCGGCTTGCTGAGAACCTACATCATCAGCATCCTCTTCAAGTCTGTCTTCGAGGTGGCCTTCCTGCTCATCCAGTGGTACATCTATGGGTTCAGCTTGAGCGCGGTCTACACCTGCAAGAGAGATCCCTGCCCCCACCAGGTAGACTGCTTCCTCTCACGTCCCACGGAGAAAaccatcttcatcatcttcatgcTGGTGGTGTCCTTGGTGTCTCTCGCTTTGAACATCATTGAGCTCTTCTACGTCTTCTTCAAAGGCGTTAAGGATCGCGTGAAGGGAAGAAGCGATCCTTACCACGCCACCACTGGCCCACTGAGCCCATCAAAAGACTGCGGATCTCCAAAATACGCCTACTTCAATGGCTGCTCCTCACCAACGGCTCCACTCTCGCCTATGTCTCCTCCTGGGTACAAGCTGGTTACTGGTGACAGAAACAATTCCTCGTGCCGCAATTACAACAAGCAAGCTAGCGAGCAAAACTGGGCGAACTACAGCGCAGAGCAAAATCGCATGGGGCAGGCCGGAAGCACCATCTCCAACTCGCACGCCCAGCCGTTCGATTTCCCCGACGACAACCAGAATGCCAAAAAAGTTGCTGCTGGACATGAACTCCAGCCATTAGCCATCGTGGACCAACGACCTTCCAGCAGAGCCAGCAGCCGCGCCAGCAGCAGGCCTCGGCCTGATGACCTGGAGATTTAA